The following coding sequences lie in one Montipora foliosa isolate CH-2021 chromosome 11, ASM3666993v2, whole genome shotgun sequence genomic window:
- the LOC137977763 gene encoding uncharacterized protein → MQAMRNSYLGGVLIVLLLFIRLGFPKNIFNSDISSKADEKDDKFLNGFPERRRSRNTTDQNLNKTLALVLSRFRAEMATLFLSLPNMKQSELLDNISKATSCSVSDIKELLNNYTQWKHNTEWKHNINDSFSFDRFRMGMRHLKTSKCVRIIDHKLWKMFEKFPLPFQCHLVNTMSMAYNKGRRRHLPFGGLTFEETQNAVQQIFPFVRLPRACADTKMDCLKLIPSIPPVNITVNLISGDKRTWLPSFSNKGPQIYRTLLEYEMVINHKDKVLGPGSTTQYLAESNELINSAQLIIDKVYGNSKKFSILFRLKVKRKSSNHLRELRSTYKIVHALVAKTQEQLVEILNANVMSISLSRRQSNKTIKSPLTSNKWTLNQVNKAKELFPAELSEYFKQLGKLARCFVVCHISTRMKQEPKEVEMVYTSFGLLSRKHTCFYTQREVDINGTITVTEERFTPKTTLKTILTATRGKVISTKRNDTTLEGISRRVFVDDFSILESALFTLLGLLCIIILAFSIYCLVLALKSSSSVQENTAPNAPNETALFSKGGSTDTTGSNGKGGVHSINMIHEKETELRQAASADQLNLAIIKSNAKKSCKYCSKLYSLQLSDQTCISDSEICSKISQLLTDHSDTANNRIHKENEHIANSLLHVPMEPLWKRRSSFKTACRKGDPSIADDRLFESQGEGVRYCETSKQRSTPQLQSTENCHQSLSEESQEMVVILLKNFRQVLKEEPV, encoded by the exons ATGCAGGCAATGAGAAATTCCTATCTTGGTGGTGTCCTGATTGTGTTGCTGCTGTTTATCAGATTAG GGTTtccaaaaaatattttcaacagtGATATCTCAAGCAAAGCAGATGAAAAAGATGACAAGTTTCTTAATGGCTTCCCTGAAAGAAGACGATCCAGGAACACTACGGatcaaaatttaaacaaaacattGGCACTAGTCTTGTCAAGGTTTAGGGCGGAAATGGCCACCTTGTTTTTATCACTACCTAATATGAAGCAAAGTGAACTCCTTGATAATATTTCCAAGGCAACCTCCTGCAGTGTGTCAGACATAAAAGAACTTCTCAACAACTATACACAATGGAAACACAATACAGAATGGAAACACAATATTAATGACAGTTTTTCATTTGATCGTTTTCGGATGGGTATGCGCCATCTTAAAACAAGCAAATGTGTCAGAATCATTGACCACAAACTTTGGAAAATGTTTGAAAAGTTTCCCTTGCCATTTCAATGCCACCTTGTGAATACTATGTCCATGGCCTACAACAAAGGAAGGAGGAGGCACTTGCCCTTTGGTGGTTTGACATTTGAGGAGACCCAGAATGCAGTGCAACAAATCTTCCCATTTGTAAGGTTACCTCGAGCTTGTGCTGATACCAAGATGGATTGTTTGAAGTTAATACCTTCAATTCCTCCAGTCAACATCACTGTGAACTTGATCAGTGGGGACAAAAGAACGTGGTTGCCGAGCTTTTCAAACAAAGGACCCCAGATTTACCGGACTCTTCTGGAATATGAAATGGTGATTAATCACAAAGACAAAGTTTTGGGTCCAGGCAGCACTACTCAGTATTTGGCAGAAAGCAACGAACTTATAAACAGTGCACAGCTCATCATTGATAAAGTCTATGGAAACAGCAAAAAATTCTCCATTTTATTCAGACTGAAGGTGAAAAGAAAATCATCTAATCACCTAAGAGAGTTGAGATCAACCTACAAGATTGTGCATGCTCTAGTTGCAAAGACACAGGAACAACTTGTGGAAATCTTAAATGCTAATGTCATGTCCATAAGCTTAAGTAGACGGCAAtcaaataaaacaattaaatcACCATTAACATCAAACAAATGGACTCTGAATCAAGTCAACAAGGCAAAAGAGCTCTTCCCAGCAGAATTGTCTGAATACTTCAAACAACTCGGAAAGCTAGCGCGATGCTTTGTGGTTTGTCACATCTCCACAAGAATGAAACAAGAACCAAAGGAGGTGGAAATGGTTTACACGTCTTTTGGGCTCCTGTCAAGGAAGCATACATGCTTTTACACACAAAGAGAAGTTGACATCAACGGTACCATTACTGTCACTGAAGAACGTTTTACCCCCAAAACCACCCTAAAAACAATTCTTACAGCGACTAGAGGGAAGGTCATATCAACAAAAAGAAATGACACAACATTGGAAGGAATTTCAAGAAGGGTCTTTGTGGACGACTTTTCCATCTTGGAGAGCGCACTTTTCACTCTTCTGGGACTTTTATGCATTATTATTTTAGCTTTCTCCATATATTGTTTGGTATTAGCTTTGAAGTCAAGTTCATCAGTACAAGAGAACACTGCACCAAATGCTCCAAATGAGACTGCATTATTTTCTAAGGGTGGAAGTACGGACACCACAGGGAGCAATGGGAAGGGTGGTGTACATTCCATCAACATGATTCATGAAAAAGAGACAGAGTTGAGACAAGCTGCATCTGCAGACCAGCTTAATTTGGCAATAATAAAGAGCAATGcaaaaaagagttgcaagtaTTGTTCAAAGCTCTACTCTCTGCAACTGTCAGATCAAACTTGCATTTCTGACAGTGAAATTTGTTCCAAAATTTCACAATTATTGACAGATCACAGTGACACAGCAAATAATAGGATACATAAAGAGAACGAACATATAGCCAATTCACTGCTTCATGTTCCAATGGAGCCACTCTGGAAAAGGCGTAGTTCTTTTAAAACTGCATGTAGAAAAGGGGATCCAAGTATCGCTGATGACAGATTATTTGAATCACAAGGTGAAGGTGTAAGGTATTGTGAAACTTCCAAACAAAGGAGTACACCTCAGCTACAAAGCACAGAGAACTGCCACCAATCCCTTTCAGAAGAGTCACAAGAAATGGTTGTcatattgttgaaaaattttaGGCAAGTTCTGAAAGAAGAACCGGTTTAA
- the LOC137977112 gene encoding acetoacetyl-CoA synthetase-like isoform X1 has translation MASVREELPKLMWKPQPDRAINIQRFKSFVNHAYDIHLETYEELRKWSVTHYTDFWETFWKYANIIHSQSYDEVLDQSKAMKDIPEWFRGAHLNFAENLLRFDDDKVALYMAGEGQEVQSITFHQLKRNVTRLASALKNYGVKKGDRIVGYIPNCALAVEAMLATASLGAIWSSTSPDFGVTGVLDRFKQINPKIMFSVDAVRYNNKIHNHLEKLTHVVQSLPDLEKVIVMPFVGKADDIEVSGVPKSILLSEFTKFSDEKPILEFVQVPFNHPLFIMFSSGTTGPPKCMVHSVGGTLIQHLKEHLLHSNMSRNDVIMYYTTTGWMMWNWLVSAIAVGASVVLYDGSPLVPTPHVLWDLVDKIGITIVGTGAKWLSVLEERKVQPIKTHNLASLHTILSTGSPLKPTSYDYVYNSVKADVLLGSISGGTDIISCFAGQNPTVPVYRGEIQTRNLGMAVESWNHEGEAVYDQSGELVCIKPFPCMPICFWNDPHGLKYKKAYFDKFPGVWTHGDFCSINSSTGGILMLGRSDGTLNPAGVRFGSAEIYNIVEQFEEVEDSLCVGQPTDEGERVVLFLKIANGFRFNNELKAMVKTTIRQRLSARHVPEIVLETKEIPYTASGKKVEVAVKKILGGERVTSRGALANPNSLDFFFNIPELKQINGAY, from the exons ATGGCGTCGGTTAGGGAGGAATTACCGAAGTTAATGTGGAAACCACAGCCTGATCGGGCAATTAACATTCAAAGGTTCAAATCATTTGTGAATCACGCGTATGATATTCATTTAG AAACATATGAGGAGTTGCGAAAATGGAGTGTTACGCACTATACAGATTTTTGGGAGACGTTCTGGAAGTATGCAAACATCATTCACTCTCAGAGTTATGATGAG GTATTAGATCAATCCAAAGCGATGAAAGACATTCCTGAGTGGTTTCGTGGAGCTCATCTGAACTTTGCAGAGAATCTCTTGCGTTTTGATGATGACAAAGTGGCACTTTACATGGCAG GAGAAGGACAGGAAGTTCAGTCTATAACCTTCCATCAGCTAAAAAGAAATGTGACAAGGCTAGCCTCGGCATTGAAAAATTATGGAGTCAAGAAAGGAGACAGGATTGTTG GTTATATACCCAACTGTGCCTTGGCTGTTGAAGCTATGCTAGCTACTGCAAGTCTGGGTGCCATATGGAGTTCAACCTCACCAGACTTTGGTGTTACG GGTGTGTTGGACAGGTTTAAGCAAATAAATCCAAAGATTATGTTTTCAGTGGATGCTGTCAGATACAATAACAAAATACATAACCATTTGGAAAAACTGACTCACGTTGTGCAAA GCCTTCCCGACCTGGAAAAAGTTATTGTTATGCCTTTTGTTGGAAAAGCTGATGATATCGAAGTTTCTGGTGTCCCCAAGAG CATTCTGTTGTCAGAGTTTACAAAGTTTTCAGATGAAAAACCAATCCTTGAATTTGTACAAGTTCCTTTCAATCACCCCTTGTTTATCATGTTCTCATCAGGAACAACAGGGCCACCAAAATGCATGGTCCATTCAGTTGGG GGAACGCTGATACAGCATCTCAAAGAACATCTACTTCACAGCAACATGAGCAGAAATGATGTGATAATGTATTACACTACG ACTGGCTGGATGATGTGGAACTGGTTAGTCTCTGCAATTGCTGTTGGAGCTTCTGTTGTTTTATATGATGGATCGCCTCTGGTACCAACACCACATGTGTTGTGGGACCTTGTGGACAAAATAGG AATAACCATTGTTGGCACTGGAGCCAAATGGTTGTCAGTTTTGGAGGAAAGGAAAGTACAACCCA TTAAGACACATAACCTGGCATCCCTTCATACAATACTATCCACGGGGTCCCCTCTGAAGCCAACCAGCTATGATTACGTTTACAACAGTGTTAAAGCGGATGTCCTTCTTGGTTCTATATCTG GTGGGACAGACATCATATCATGTTTTGCCGGTCAAAACCCAACTGTTCCGGTGTATCGCGGTGAAATTCAAACACGAAACCTTGGAATGGCCGTTGAAAGTTGGAATCACGAAG GTGAAGCAGTGTATGATCAGAGCGGTGAGTTGGTGTGCATAAAGCCTTTCCCTTGCATGCCAATTTGCTTTTGGAACGACCCTCATGGACTTAAGTACAAGAAGGCTTACTTTGACAAGTTTCCAG GCGTTTGGACTCATGGAGATTTCTGCTCAATTAACTCTTCAACAGGAGGCATTTTGATGCTTGGCAGAAG TGACGGAACTTTGAATCCAGCAGGTGTTAGGTTTGGAAGTGCGGAAATCTACAACATAG TTGAGCAATTCGAAGAAGTGGAGGACAGTTTGTGTGTTGGGCAGCCAACCGACGAAGGAGAACGAGTTGTACTGTTCTTGAAAATAGCCAACGGATTCAG GTTCAACAACGAGCTGAAGGCAATGGTAAAGACCACAATTCGACAGCGGCTATCGGCGCGTCACGTTCCAGAGATTGTACTtgaaactaaagaaatcccTTACACAGCCAGTGGTAAGAAAGTGGAAGTCGCAGTGAAAAAAATTCTGGGAGGAGAGCGAGTGACAAGCAGAGGCGCTCTTGCTAACCCTAATTCACTGGACTTTTTCTTCAATATACCGGAACTGAAACAGATAAATGGGGCGTACTGA
- the LOC137977112 gene encoding acetoacetyl-CoA synthetase-like isoform X3 — MKDIPEWFRGAHLNFAENLLRFDDDKVALYMAGEGQEVQSITFHQLKRNVTRLASALKNYGVKKGDRIVGYIPNCALAVEAMLATASLGAIWSSTSPDFGVTGVLDRFKQINPKIMFSVDAVRYNNKIHNHLEKLTHVVQSLPDLEKVIVMPFVGKADDIEVSGVPKSILLSEFTKFSDEKPILEFVQVPFNHPLFIMFSSGTTGPPKCMVHSVGGTLIQHLKEHLLHSNMSRNDVIMYYTTTGWMMWNWLVSAIAVGASVVLYDGSPLVPTPHVLWDLVDKIGITIVGTGAKWLSVLEERKVQPIKTHNLASLHTILSTGSPLKPTSYDYVYNSVKADVLLGSISGGTDIISCFAGQNPTVPVYRGEIQTRNLGMAVESWNHEGEAVYDQSGELVCIKPFPCMPICFWNDPHGLKYKKAYFDKFPGVWTHGDFCSINSSTGGILMLGRSDGTLNPAGVRFGSAEIYNIVEQFEEVEDSLCVGQPTDEGERVVLFLKIANGFRFNNELKAMVKTTIRQRLSARHVPEIVLETKEIPYTASGKKVEVAVKKILGGERVTSRGALANPNSLDFFFNIPELKQINGAY; from the exons ATGAAAGACATTCCTGAGTGGTTTCGTGGAGCTCATCTGAACTTTGCAGAGAATCTCTTGCGTTTTGATGATGACAAAGTGGCACTTTACATGGCAG GAGAAGGACAGGAAGTTCAGTCTATAACCTTCCATCAGCTAAAAAGAAATGTGACAAGGCTAGCCTCGGCATTGAAAAATTATGGAGTCAAGAAAGGAGACAGGATTGTTG GTTATATACCCAACTGTGCCTTGGCTGTTGAAGCTATGCTAGCTACTGCAAGTCTGGGTGCCATATGGAGTTCAACCTCACCAGACTTTGGTGTTACG GGTGTGTTGGACAGGTTTAAGCAAATAAATCCAAAGATTATGTTTTCAGTGGATGCTGTCAGATACAATAACAAAATACATAACCATTTGGAAAAACTGACTCACGTTGTGCAAA GCCTTCCCGACCTGGAAAAAGTTATTGTTATGCCTTTTGTTGGAAAAGCTGATGATATCGAAGTTTCTGGTGTCCCCAAGAG CATTCTGTTGTCAGAGTTTACAAAGTTTTCAGATGAAAAACCAATCCTTGAATTTGTACAAGTTCCTTTCAATCACCCCTTGTTTATCATGTTCTCATCAGGAACAACAGGGCCACCAAAATGCATGGTCCATTCAGTTGGG GGAACGCTGATACAGCATCTCAAAGAACATCTACTTCACAGCAACATGAGCAGAAATGATGTGATAATGTATTACACTACG ACTGGCTGGATGATGTGGAACTGGTTAGTCTCTGCAATTGCTGTTGGAGCTTCTGTTGTTTTATATGATGGATCGCCTCTGGTACCAACACCACATGTGTTGTGGGACCTTGTGGACAAAATAGG AATAACCATTGTTGGCACTGGAGCCAAATGGTTGTCAGTTTTGGAGGAAAGGAAAGTACAACCCA TTAAGACACATAACCTGGCATCCCTTCATACAATACTATCCACGGGGTCCCCTCTGAAGCCAACCAGCTATGATTACGTTTACAACAGTGTTAAAGCGGATGTCCTTCTTGGTTCTATATCTG GTGGGACAGACATCATATCATGTTTTGCCGGTCAAAACCCAACTGTTCCGGTGTATCGCGGTGAAATTCAAACACGAAACCTTGGAATGGCCGTTGAAAGTTGGAATCACGAAG GTGAAGCAGTGTATGATCAGAGCGGTGAGTTGGTGTGCATAAAGCCTTTCCCTTGCATGCCAATTTGCTTTTGGAACGACCCTCATGGACTTAAGTACAAGAAGGCTTACTTTGACAAGTTTCCAG GCGTTTGGACTCATGGAGATTTCTGCTCAATTAACTCTTCAACAGGAGGCATTTTGATGCTTGGCAGAAG TGACGGAACTTTGAATCCAGCAGGTGTTAGGTTTGGAAGTGCGGAAATCTACAACATAG TTGAGCAATTCGAAGAAGTGGAGGACAGTTTGTGTGTTGGGCAGCCAACCGACGAAGGAGAACGAGTTGTACTGTTCTTGAAAATAGCCAACGGATTCAG GTTCAACAACGAGCTGAAGGCAATGGTAAAGACCACAATTCGACAGCGGCTATCGGCGCGTCACGTTCCAGAGATTGTACTtgaaactaaagaaatcccTTACACAGCCAGTGGTAAGAAAGTGGAAGTCGCAGTGAAAAAAATTCTGGGAGGAGAGCGAGTGACAAGCAGAGGCGCTCTTGCTAACCCTAATTCACTGGACTTTTTCTTCAATATACCGGAACTGAAACAGATAAATGGGGCGTACTGA
- the LOC137977112 gene encoding acetoacetyl-CoA synthetase-like isoform X2 yields the protein MASVREELPKLMWKPQPDRAINIQRFKSFVNHAYDIHLETYEELRKWSVTHYTDFWETFWKYANIIHSQSYDEVLDQSKAMKDIPEWFRGAHLNFAENLLRFDDDKVALYMAGEGQEVQSITFHQLKRNVTRLASALKNYGVKKGDRIVGYIPNCALAVEAMLATASLGAIWSSTSPDFGVTGVLDRFKQINPKIMFSVDAVRYNNKIHNHLEKLTHVVQSLPDLEKVIVMPFVGKADDIEVSGVPKSILLSEFTKFSDEKPILEFVQVPFNHPLFIMFSSGTTGPPKCMVHSVGGTLIQHLKEHLLHSNMSRNDVIMYYTTTGWMMWNWLVSAIAVGASVVLYDGSPLVPTPHVLWDLVDKIGITIVGTGAKWLSVLEERKVQPIKTHNLASLHTILSTGSPLKPTSYDYVYNSVKADVLLGSISGEAVYDQSGELVCIKPFPCMPICFWNDPHGLKYKKAYFDKFPGVWTHGDFCSINSSTGGILMLGRSDGTLNPAGVRFGSAEIYNIVEQFEEVEDSLCVGQPTDEGERVVLFLKIANGFRFNNELKAMVKTTIRQRLSARHVPEIVLETKEIPYTASGKKVEVAVKKILGGERVTSRGALANPNSLDFFFNIPELKQINGAY from the exons ATGGCGTCGGTTAGGGAGGAATTACCGAAGTTAATGTGGAAACCACAGCCTGATCGGGCAATTAACATTCAAAGGTTCAAATCATTTGTGAATCACGCGTATGATATTCATTTAG AAACATATGAGGAGTTGCGAAAATGGAGTGTTACGCACTATACAGATTTTTGGGAGACGTTCTGGAAGTATGCAAACATCATTCACTCTCAGAGTTATGATGAG GTATTAGATCAATCCAAAGCGATGAAAGACATTCCTGAGTGGTTTCGTGGAGCTCATCTGAACTTTGCAGAGAATCTCTTGCGTTTTGATGATGACAAAGTGGCACTTTACATGGCAG GAGAAGGACAGGAAGTTCAGTCTATAACCTTCCATCAGCTAAAAAGAAATGTGACAAGGCTAGCCTCGGCATTGAAAAATTATGGAGTCAAGAAAGGAGACAGGATTGTTG GTTATATACCCAACTGTGCCTTGGCTGTTGAAGCTATGCTAGCTACTGCAAGTCTGGGTGCCATATGGAGTTCAACCTCACCAGACTTTGGTGTTACG GGTGTGTTGGACAGGTTTAAGCAAATAAATCCAAAGATTATGTTTTCAGTGGATGCTGTCAGATACAATAACAAAATACATAACCATTTGGAAAAACTGACTCACGTTGTGCAAA GCCTTCCCGACCTGGAAAAAGTTATTGTTATGCCTTTTGTTGGAAAAGCTGATGATATCGAAGTTTCTGGTGTCCCCAAGAG CATTCTGTTGTCAGAGTTTACAAAGTTTTCAGATGAAAAACCAATCCTTGAATTTGTACAAGTTCCTTTCAATCACCCCTTGTTTATCATGTTCTCATCAGGAACAACAGGGCCACCAAAATGCATGGTCCATTCAGTTGGG GGAACGCTGATACAGCATCTCAAAGAACATCTACTTCACAGCAACATGAGCAGAAATGATGTGATAATGTATTACACTACG ACTGGCTGGATGATGTGGAACTGGTTAGTCTCTGCAATTGCTGTTGGAGCTTCTGTTGTTTTATATGATGGATCGCCTCTGGTACCAACACCACATGTGTTGTGGGACCTTGTGGACAAAATAGG AATAACCATTGTTGGCACTGGAGCCAAATGGTTGTCAGTTTTGGAGGAAAGGAAAGTACAACCCA TTAAGACACATAACCTGGCATCCCTTCATACAATACTATCCACGGGGTCCCCTCTGAAGCCAACCAGCTATGATTACGTTTACAACAGTGTTAAAGCGGATGTCCTTCTTGGTTCTATATCTG GTGAAGCAGTGTATGATCAGAGCGGTGAGTTGGTGTGCATAAAGCCTTTCCCTTGCATGCCAATTTGCTTTTGGAACGACCCTCATGGACTTAAGTACAAGAAGGCTTACTTTGACAAGTTTCCAG GCGTTTGGACTCATGGAGATTTCTGCTCAATTAACTCTTCAACAGGAGGCATTTTGATGCTTGGCAGAAG TGACGGAACTTTGAATCCAGCAGGTGTTAGGTTTGGAAGTGCGGAAATCTACAACATAG TTGAGCAATTCGAAGAAGTGGAGGACAGTTTGTGTGTTGGGCAGCCAACCGACGAAGGAGAACGAGTTGTACTGTTCTTGAAAATAGCCAACGGATTCAG GTTCAACAACGAGCTGAAGGCAATGGTAAAGACCACAATTCGACAGCGGCTATCGGCGCGTCACGTTCCAGAGATTGTACTtgaaactaaagaaatcccTTACACAGCCAGTGGTAAGAAAGTGGAAGTCGCAGTGAAAAAAATTCTGGGAGGAGAGCGAGTGACAAGCAGAGGCGCTCTTGCTAACCCTAATTCACTGGACTTTTTCTTCAATATACCGGAACTGAAACAGATAAATGGGGCGTACTGA